AGGACACATTGTGTTGCACCGGGCGGAAGGCGCGAAGAGCTGGGGTTACGCCGCTAAGCTGGCTGATTTTCTGCCGCTGCCAGTTTTCTTTAAACCAGCCCCGGTGATCGCCGTGCACGCTAAGTGTAAGAATCTGAAGACCCGCGATAGCGGTGTCGGTTACTGTCAGTGGTGTGTTAAAGTCCATGAGTAAAAATCACCATACCTTTTCACCTATCTGCCCCTAGTGGCCGGTTTCGGCGTAGCGGGCTTCTACTTCTTGCTTTATCGGTAGCCACCAGTCGCGGTTGTTCTCATACCAGGCGATTGTTTCTTTTAGTCCTGCCCGCATGCCAGAATCGGTGTCGGTGAATGTCGGCTGCCACCCTAATTCGGTGCGCAGTTTCGTCGAATCCATGGCGTAGCGCATATCGTGGCCCGGCCGATCCGCCACGTGCTCATAGTCAGCCACCCCCATGATTTCGCAGATAAGCTCAATGACCTGCTTATTGCTGACATTGTCATTGTCGGCGCCGATGATATAGGTTTCTCCCACCACGCCCCGGTCGAGAATGACATGCACCGCATCGTTGTGGTCGTCGACGTGAATCCAATCCCGCACCTGCTCCCCGGTGCCGTAGAGTTTCGGCGGCAACCCCACTAGAACGTTGGTGATCTGGCGCGGAATGAACTTCTCAATGTGCTGGTAGGGGCCGTAGTTATTGGAACAATTAGAAATCGTGGCCGGGATATTGAAACTGCGTACCCAGGCGCGCACCAGATGGTCGCTGCCCGCCTTAGTTGCCGAATACGGCGACGACGGATTGTAGGCGGTGTGTTCGGTAAACCGATTGGGGTCATCAAGGCTCAAATCGCCGAATACCTCGTCGGTGGAAATATGGTGCAGCCGGGTGCCGTGGGCGCGCACCGCCTCCAGAAGAGAGTAGGTGCCGATGATATTGCTATGGACAAACGGCCACGGATTGACAAGCGAATTATCGTTATGCGACTCGGCGGCAAAATGCACCACCACGTCCGCGCCACGCACCAGCGGATTGATAACCTGCGGGTCTGCTATATCTGCCTCGACAAACCGCAGATCTAATCCGCTGAGGTTGTCTTTTCGCCCAGCGTAGGTGAGCTTATCCACCACGGTGATTTCGTATTCGGGGCGGGTTTCTAACGTGCGGCGGACGAAATTGGTGCCGATAAACCCAGCACCGCCGGTGACAAGCATCTTCATAATGCTAAAAACTATACCGCCCAACTACAGCCGTTAGGCCACCCGGCAGCATTCCGTCACCGATACGGCCAACCATCAAGCACCTATAACTGGTTCAACAGATCATATGTAAGTGCAAGCTGCCGCTGCGCCACCTCAAGCGAAGCGTCGGCAGGCAGTTCCGCAGCAGGGGTGCCAGGCGCCGAGGGCACAGACTGCGCCGCCGCGGCATCCGCATGCGCGGCCTGCCACAAGGCCATAAGTTCACCGATGGTCAGCCCGCTGCGGATTCGCGCAAGCTCCGCCCGCACCAGCGGGACGGCGTGGTCGTTTCCGTGGTGTAGGTTTAACACTCGACCCGAACGGTAGTCTATGTATTCCGGCGCGCCTAAGTGGAAGGCCGCCATTCGCTTTCGTAAGTAAGAATCAAGCCAGACCGCCTCACCCGAAGCAAGATCGATAACGACCGGAAGCACCGAGGCCGCTGGGGAATTGAGTGTGAGCCAACCAGTATCTGTTTCACCCGTCGCATGGCGCGCCTGGATGCGGATGGCGGCATGAGGATCATTCTTTATCAACTTGCCCTCCTGCGCCCACGAATTGTTAGTGTTGTGCATAGTGACGCTGATAATGGCATAACGGGCATGCGGGATCACCGACACAATACCGTCCCACTTAGTCTCGCCCAGGTGGATAGAAACAAAGTCAGGCGCGCACTCGATGAATTCGCGCAGCGGGGAGGACTGTAGCGTCGAAAAGCCTACCTTGCCTAGGCAAAACTCCAGGTTGGCATCGGCGAAGACGACACCGATGCTGCCCGAATGGGTGGCGTTTTGCCACCGCGCGGTAATCCGGGAGGGCTTGTTGCCCAACGCCAAAGCCTGTCCCGGCACCAGCTCCGAGGTTCGCTGCAGCAGCGGAACTGGGCGCATATCCGGCACCAGCGCGGCGGCATCCTCCGGCAGCGCGACCGCTTGTAGCTTTTCGACGATCACCCGGCCAAGTGCCGCCTCAAAAAGCTGTGCCACCTCCGGTTGCAGCCCATGCGTAGCGGCCTTCCGGAGATAAACCCCAGCATGCGGAACGTTGACCAACCGCTCCGGTGCAGTATTACGCACCGCATTAAGCGTAGCGATCACCGTTTTAAGCCGAAGGTGCCGCCCACATGCTTCAATGGCGGCAACCAATAACTTCCGATCAGCATCAGTTCGACAAATCGAACCGATGCGCACCAGTTCCCGGAACAGCTGAGCTGGCTGCATACTCAGCGCATCAAGGGCAGCAGGCACATCATGAGTTGCAATGGCGGTATTCGCTCGTGTCATCGCGTTACGGTGTACTACATTGCCGAAAATAACATCCAAACCCGATAAGGCCAGTTCATGCCCCGGAATCTGATACGGGTGCACCTTTTGCAACACCCACCGCCACAACCGCCGATGGCGCAGATACTCATCGAGGTCCGCCAATGACTGGAAGCGGCCAAGGGCGGCAATGAGCTCCCGCCTGGCCCACCTCGGCAGGGACGCAGTGCGCGCCGGGTAATGCCGGGAAAAACCCAACGTGACCGCCGCATAAGGGTCAGTGCTGAAGCACGCCAACACCACCCGCAGGACATCGGTCGGGCCGGTGGCCTTTCCAAGACCCACCCGAAACACCTCAGCGACAGCCGCACCACTGGCGCGAAGACTTAATAGCGCCGCCGCGAACATGGGCTGACTGCGGAACTCGGTGGTGTCGAAAAGCGACAACACATCCGTTGACGCGGAAAGCACCCGCACCACCTGGGTGAAATAATCGCAGGTGGAACGTGACGGGCTCAACCACATCGACCACAGCCGGTGAAGATCGTCCACCGCGGCTACCACCACGTTCAGCCGACGCGGACGCGAGTGCTCCGTGATGGTCTCCAAATGCTTGCGTTCAAACTCTTGCTCCGCCTGCGGCAACCAGAAACGAAAATCCGCATAGAAGTCACTCGCCTCCAGCCACAACTGCGCATCCTCGTCGGTTACGACCTCGGCGGGAAACCCCGGAAAAATCGGCGACCGCCGATCGTCCCTGGCATATACATGCGCGATAAGTTCAGATAATTCCGCCGGACTCAGCACCTGCAGCTGGTCTAGTTTCACGAAAAACCCGCAATTAAGCAGCTCCACAAAGGCCGTCGCCGCTTCCGGCAACGTGCAGGACGGATGATGAGAAGAAGTCACAATTGCGCCGTACCGCAATGCATAATGCGTGGGCATGGGAAAACCTCAAACATTTGAAAAAGTCTAAACGGGCGGGAAAGTGACCCCAGTAGGGTCTCCGCCAGCGGCGGGAAACGTGCGTAACTGGAATCTAAAGCCACGCCCGCTCCAATTAAAGCACACCAAGCACGTAGTATGCCGCCCCAAAAACTCCGGTACAACACAGCAAAAACAAGTAAAGCGGCGAGGAAAGCACACCGGTAGTTAGCCGATCCACGGCGGGTATAAGACGTAACCGATAATGAAAAGCCTCGCCTAATTAAGGATTAAAGCATACAAGTGTGGAAGGGGGTGCTGGGGGAGTGGCGTGAGTATCGCTGCGTTTGCGGGGCGGGGGGACATATAAGAAACTTTGCATGACGACGTGTAGCCTATAGCAAACTTGACCAAATGGGAACAAATATATTCATAATTGCTAGATGTCGTCCATATTTCTTTCCTATGAATTGGGCGCTGGTTGATGGGGTCTGCTTGCACGCGCGTTTTAACGCCGGTGCTGCCAACCTGGTATCGACAGTGGTTGAAAGCCCCTCAGTGAATCTCGTAATTGGATCAACTGCTTTGCAGGAAGCTGGACGGTGGTTACTGCAGCTGGGGGTGCTCGGTGAAGTCCAGCTGACGCAACTTGCGTTTTCGTGTCATATCGCCCTGCGGCTTTTCCGGCTAAAGAAACAACAAGTTGGCGACTATCAACTTCGGGCACTCCGCCGAACCGGCCCTGAAAATAACTTTTATGGACCGTGAAGCAAGGATGAATCGTGTGCAATCGGTGTGTGGCATCTGAAATGAAAATTTGGGGTGCAAATTAGGCGGTTATCCATAGCCAAAAGAAAAGCAGACTGGTTGCAAGGGTGATCATAATTGATAAGCTGCAACCCATAAATTGCCAAGTGGGGGCTGTTCTTCTGGATTTATTCGTGGAAGGTGTTAGGGAGGGATCTTTTCCCATAATTTCTCGAATAAAAGGCTTGAAATTCCGCAACCGCGTTTTGTAGTTGTATCCCGACATCCTAAGCCACATGGTAGATATGAAACAAAAATAAGCCAAGATCGAAAAGAATGACATGAAAATAATTTCTTGTCGTATTTGCGATGAATCCGTAAAGAACAAGACAATTAAAGCGGTTGCTGGGATGTTTCCAACGATAAAGAAAATGGAGAGTTCTGTTAAAAATACCATCCACCGAAAGGGTGATTTTTTAGGTGGTTATCCTTTTTCTCGGGGAAGATCATTACATACAAAAACAACGGCAGAAGCCCCAAAACTATCGTAATATTCGTTAATGTTGATTCGTTCATATTGTTAAAATTTATTTCTATTTTCCAATCTAATCTGTGTTATTAGAGTGAAATAAATTCCGTAGTTAATGGCCGCATCGCATTAGTCATTGCTTGATAACAGTATTGATGAAGTAGGGTTTTTCTGAGCGAGCATGGTGGGTAAAGATGCAAAATAATTACCAGAAGATGCAGATCTATGTAGCGAATAGCGTAGTTATCTCATATGTCAATTGATGAACTGTACTTATCGGTTCGCTCGTTAGAGAACTTGGTATTTTCTCGTCAGCTCTTATTGGTCACTCCACCCGCCTTCAACCCGCCCA
The nucleotide sequence above comes from Corynebacterium mustelae. Encoded proteins:
- the rfbB gene encoding dTDP-glucose 4,6-dehydratase, whose amino-acid sequence is MLVTGGAGFIGTNFVRRTLETRPEYEITVVDKLTYAGRKDNLSGLDLRFVEADIADPQVINPLVRGADVVVHFAAESHNDNSLVNPWPFVHSNIIGTYSLLEAVRAHGTRLHHISTDEVFGDLSLDDPNRFTEHTAYNPSSPYSATKAGSDHLVRAWVRSFNIPATISNCSNNYGPYQHIEKFIPRQITNVLVGLPPKLYGTGEQVRDWIHVDDHNDAVHVILDRGVVGETYIIGADNDNVSNKQVIELICEIMGVADYEHVADRPGHDMRYAMDSTKLRTELGWQPTFTDTDSGMRAGLKETIAWYENNRDWWLPIKQEVEARYAETGH